The sequence AGTAACAGAACCATATGTATGTCCTGGTGTTTCAATTATATAAATACTATTCAAATCTTTTAAACTATCCCTTTCAAAGATTTCAAATTCGGCAAATCTTTTTAAAAAATTCAAGCTAAAATAAAGTATGTTTGAATAAAAAGTTCCCTTTGATGGTGGAAGATGAATTATTTTATTTTTTACAAATTCATAATCCCTCTCATGTATAAAAATTTTTGTTCCATTTTTTTGCAAAAAGCTTGCATTTCCAATGTGATCCCAGTGACCGTGTGTTATAAGTAAAAAGTCTAATTTTTCTTTAAGAGAATTTATTTTTCTTCTTTCAAAAGGTGAGCCTGAATCTATAAGTATTTTTTTTCCATTCAATTCTACTAAATAAAAAACAGAATAAAAGGAAGAAATTCTTTTAATTTTCAATTTAAAGATCTATAAATCTTTGATGATAAATTCTTAAAAGCCCCAGGTTTACAGATTTTCTCGCAAAGGTAATAAGGAACCCTTTAAATTTGGGAGGGTTCTTTGACAATATAACAACCTTTTCCTTGGTAAAAATATATAAAATTGTTCTATTATCTTTATTATAACTTTTAAAGAAATTAATAAGGTCTCTTCTATCCTGAGGGGAAATATTAAAGGAAACTTCCTCATAAATTGAATTACCATTTTCATCTGTCACAATAATTCCATTAACATCAGGATTTTTTAACATTTCTTTTAAATAAAAAAAACCTTTCTTACCTTTTGTTATTCCTTCCATTTGAGCTTTTTAACTATCCATCTTAATGTAACAAAATTTGTATTTTTCTTAAAAATAAGAAATTTCCATTTACCATATCCCTTGAAACCTACTTCTGGTAAATCCTTTTCAACAATTATTTCTCGAGGTTCCCCGATGCCCCATTTTTTAAAGTAAGCTTCAATAACTGTAACAAAGGGAAGAAGATCATCATTTTCTCTTATCTCTTCAAGCTCGTCAATACCTTTTAAAAAATCAAAAAGCTCTTCTTTTTCTTCAGCTAATTCAATTTCTTCTTTTCTTTCAATATCCTCTTTTTTTTCTATTTTAATTTTTTCTTCCTCAATTATTTGTTTATCTTTCTTTTCCCTTATTTCTCTCAGTTTTTCTTTTAAATATTTTACTTTTTCCTGATCCTTTTGAAGTTCTGCTATTTTTATCCAAAGGGAAAGAGCTCTTTCGGAAAAAGGGCTTGACCTTAAATAATCCTTTAAAAGAGTCTCAGCTTCAATAATTAAGTTATGTTCAATATACTCCTCAACAAGTTCAAGAAGTAGACTGGACCTTGGATCATAAAAAAGTTTTTCTTCTTTCATATTAAGAGTTTTCTCTTATCAATTTCTAAAAGTAAAGTCCTTAGAAGGGATAAAAGTCTATCAATTCTTTCCTTTAAGTCAGGAGTTGAATATTCATAAGCTTTTTCCCATGCTTTAAGTGCTCCCTGAAGGTCTCCAAATTTAACTCTTACAAAACCCATACCATAGTAGCCTAAGGGGTTATGTGGATCCCTCCTTATTACTTGATAATACTCCTGTGATGCAAGTCTATAATTTTTTAAAAGGAAATATAGATCAGCAAGAAGAAGATGAGCCATTATAAAATCAGGATAAAGGGAGAGAGCTTTACTCAAAAAAGCTTCAGCTTCTAAATATTTACCCTTTTTTATCATATCCCTTGCTTTTAAAAAAAGCTCTTCTGCCTCTCTTTTTGCTTTTTCTTCAATAGCTTTATCCACTTCCTTAAATTCTATAATACCTCTTTCATGTAATCTTATTATCTCTTTTGCTACTTCAATAGAAGACAATCTAAATTCCTCCATAATATCCTCAATTTTTCTTCTTCCATCCACAAGGGAAAGTATTTTCCATTCAAGAGGAGAAAGGTCAAGAGCGGAAGCACCCTCATTTAGCCATTTTTCAGATAAAACGGGAACAAGGGAATAGGATGGTATTTTTTTTGAAATTTCTTCCCATTCATCAAGTCTTCTTGAACTCTCAAGTAAAATATCTTGAATATCAAAAGAAAATGGATCTGGCAAAACTTCTCCTTCATCTTTTATTTCATCAAACCTAAATATTCCCTTTTTCCATGAAAGAATTTCAAACATTCTTGTTTCATTAGACATTCTTAAAATTTTTATAATTGGGGAAAGATCTTTAATTTTTTCATAGGCAATTTTTAAAATTTCTTTCTCATTAAATTTTAAATCTTCCTTTAAATCTTTCAAAAGACCTGACTGTTTTATTTTTGTATATAGGAAATCATCACCAACTATTGTTATAAGCTGTAAATTACCTCTCTTTAAAATAATCTCTGCAGAATTTTTTTCCTTTTTAAGTTCATTTATAGCTTTAATCTTACCTGTTTTTCTATTCATAGCAAGTATCTGCAAAAAATCAATAAGGGAAAGTTCTTCAAGTTTACCTTCAATTGGCATTAAATTCGCACCTCCTTTTCAAGCATTTTTAACCATTTTAATGCAAGTGCAGAATGTTCCTTTGCCTTTTTTGCAAGAGGTGAATTCTCGGAAAGCCTCACAACTTTAGTCCATTCTTCAATTGCTTTTGCATACTTTCCAATTAAAGCGTAGCATACACCGAAATAGAAATGCAATTCCTCTTTTAAAAAGAAATCCTTTTGCAAGGATTTAAAAATCTCTATAGCTTCTTTGTATTTACCCTTTGCTGTAAGTTCAATGGCAATTAGAAGATCAGCATATTTAGTAGCTCCCTCTTTCTTTAAAACCTCTATTTTATTTCTAAAATTTTCTTCATCCTTTAATTTTAAAGAACATCTCGCATATGCATAAAGTGCTTCCTTATTTTTACTATCTTCTTTAATGATTTTTTCATACTCTTTTCTTGCCTCCTCGTATCTTTCGAGTTTTTCAAGCAATTCACCAAACCACATTATTATCTTATTATCAGGTTTAGATTTTTTTAATACCTTGTTTAAAACTTCCAAGGCTTCATTCAATTCACCCTTTCTTTCCTTTATTTTTGCCTTTAAAAGTAAAACATCAATGTACTCTTTATCTTTCTTTAGAATCTTATCTAATTCTTCCTCTGCCCTATCATATCTTTTTGTTCTATAAAATACATGTGCAAGGTGCAATCTTATTCTATCATCCTCTTTTTCTTTAAGTAATTTAAAATAAAAATTCTCTGCATTTTCATAAAAACCAAGGTTTTCGTAAGCAAGGGCAAGTAAATAAAGAATCTCCTTATCCTCAGGATATTTTTTATTAAGGGGAAGTAAAAGCTTAAGGGCATTTTCAAAATCCCTATTCTTTAAAAGAATTTTAACTTTTTTTAACTCAAGAAACTTATCACCCTCAAATTCTTCAACCTCTTTAGAAGGGAAAATTCTTGATTCAACAGGTCTTGGGGAACCTTCAATAGCAAATAGATATTGGAATACATTTGCCTTTTCTTCTTCCTTAAAACTAACATCTTCACCGTTTATTTTTGAAAGTAAAAAGGCAGCATAAGAAAAATCAGGTTCTATTCTTAAAGCTTCTCTCAAAAGTTCTTTTGCTTTATATTTTTCTCCAATCTCATTAAGTATTTTTGCATAAAGAGTAAGATAAAATGGGTTCTCCTTTTCAATTTCATTAATCTCTTTAAGATACTGAAGGCTTTTTTCCAAATTATTCTCTTCAATTGCTATGAGAGATAAATTATAAAGTGGAACTATAAAACCTGGCTCAATTTCATAGGATCTCTGAAAATATTCTTTGGCTTTTTCTCTATTTTCATTTGCTATTATACAGGCTAAATTATTTAAAGCATAAGGATAATTCTTTATCCCTTCGAAAATTTTTCTTGCTTTTTCTGTATCTCCCCTTCTCGAAAGAGCTATTGCGTACATATTCCATGTATGAAAGTCCTTTTCTTTAATTTCTTCTATTAAAGAAATAGCCTTATCCCAGTTCTCTTCAAGTAGAAAGATTTCAGCCTCTATTTTCTTTAATTCGGGTCTTGTATCATCCATTTTCTTTAGTTCTTCAAGAATATTCTTTGCTTCCCTCAAGAAGAGTTTGTTTTTGTATGCTTCAAGAAGATTAAGTCTTGATTCAAAAGGATCTGCTTTTATCTCAATTATTCCTATGGATTCCTGTAATAATTCCTCAATAGATGGAGCTTCTTCATCTATACCAAGTGCTCCTTGAACTTTTGATATCCTGGGGTCAAGCTCTTTTGCCTTTATAGCTTCTTCTAAGGCTTCTTCTAAATATCCTTTTTCTCCAAGAGCGAAAGAAAGATAAAGATGAGCTTTTGCATTGTTTGGGTCTTTTTCAATTACTTCTCTTAGAACTTTTATTGCTGAGTCATAATTTCCCTGATTATATAAAACTTCTCCCAGATCAAGTTTAATATCTAAATCTTCTGGTAGAATTCTTTGAGCTCTTCTAATTGCTGCAATTGCCTCTGGAAATTTTCCCATTTTTTTGTAACATCTTATCACCCCTTTAATTGCTTCCTTATTTTTTGAATCTCTTAGCAAAACCTCTCTATACTCCCTCAAAGCATGTGAGTATTTTGCTAATTGGTAAAGGGTCTTTGCATATTCAAGCCTTGCGTTAATATCCTCAGGATTTTGTTCTACTTTCCTAAAATATTTATCAATAAGATCTTCTTTTTTCTTGGTTTTTTTTAAAATTATTTCAAGATTGATTCTTGCTATATTAAAATCTGGATCAATATCAAGAGCTTTTTTAAGCTCATTAATAGCTTCATCAAATAAGCCTCTGTTGAAATAAACTACCGCAAGGTTGTTATGAGCTGCTGGATCAAATGGATCAATCTTTGTAGCAAAAGACTTCAAAATTCTAATCTCTTCCTGAGTAGGAGATCTCATTCAAAAAAGGATTTTAATTTTTCCTGAATTATACCAATTGCGTGTTCATCAGGTAAAAAGAAAAATGCTATCTTTATTTCTAATCCATTTTCTATTTTCAAAATTGACTTTATGCATAAAGCAAAACCTCTTTCTGCCTCAATCTGAAGAAAAGCATCTGAAAGAATAGCCCTTATATTATCATTCTTTAAAAAGGGTACAGTAGGTAGGGCTAAAAGTCCAAGAAAATCTGATAAGGCTGTCATATATGCTCCTGTGATAATATTCCCCACTTCCTTTAAAGCAGATTCTTCCTGTTCATTAATTTCAGAAACCCTTTCTCTGATTAAAAGAGATAAAAGGGAAATAGCTTCTTCTTTTGAAAGTAAAAGGAGAGTAAGTCCGGTAAGATCTCCTAAAAAATAAAGAAGAATTCCAATAGCTTCTTCATCAGTCTTACCTGCAACTTTTTCAAAAACAGTTCCCATATCACCTATAAAAACCTCAGGTACACTCATCATTACCTTTCTGTTTATAAGACCAGAAAGTGCGGTGGCTGCATGACCGCAACCAATATTTGCTACTTCCCTCAAACCTTCAATACCAAAAATTCCTTCTTCTTCTTTCATTTTAATTCTCCATAAATTTTGAAGGGTCTATAATAATTGATGGGGTTCCATCCCACAAAATTGTTCCTCCTGAGATATAGGGTATTCTCATAATATAAATGTCAAGAGATTTTACTACTACATCCATCTGAGAAATAACTTTATCCACTATTAAAAGAGCCCTTTTTCTATCACTTTCTATCAAAAGAGCAGAAAACTTCTCTCCTTTTGAACCATTCAATTTTAATTTCTTAGACATCCAGATACATGGAAGAACTTCATCTCTTATTAACATGTAATCTCTGCCCATAATTTTCTTTATATCTCTCTCACTTCCTTCTATTATTTCTTGAATAAAAACAAGGGGTATAACAAATCTGTTACCTGATACATCAACAACCACACCTCTTGTTATAGCAATAGAAAGAGGTAATTTTAGTTTTATAGTGGTACCCTTCATATATTCACTTTCAATTTCCATAAAACCACCCATCCTTGTTATAAACTGTTTAACAACATCCAGTCCCACCCCTCTGCCAGAAATCATTGTAGTATCCTCTTTTGTTGAAAAACCAGGAATTGTAATAAGTTCAAAAACCTCTTTGTCAGTTAAAACCTTTGCCCTTTCCTCTGAAATTAAACCTTTTTCAATTGCCCTTTTAATAACCTTGTTTTTATCAACACCCTTTCCATCATCTTTTATATAAATTGTTACCGAGTTTTTTTCCCTTTCAAGTTTTATATAAATTATGCCTTTCCTACTTTTTCCAAATTTTAATCTTTCCTCAGGGAGCTCAATCCCGTGATCAAGAGAATTTCTAATTATATGAAGAAGCGGTTCTCTCATCTCCTCAAGTAAAGCTCTATCAAGTTCAATATCCCCCCCCTCTATTAAAAGTTCTGCTTCTTTTCTCATTTCTTTTGCTTTATCTCTTACAAATCTTTTAAATCTCTCAAGAATATGAAAAGCAGGAATTAGTCTTATTGACATAACATCATCCTGAAGATAGGAAATAAGTCTTTCAAGATTTTCCATATTGTCCTGTATTTCCCTATCTTCTATTTGTCTTAATTTTGAAAACAACCTTTCCTTAGCAATAACTATTTCTCCCAACCTATCCATTATTGTATCAAGTTTCTCCGATTTAACTTTGATTTCTTCAAGAGGCTTAATTTCAAATTCTTTTTCCTCTGGTATTATTTCCTTTTTTTCTTCAATAAAATAATGCTCCACATCTTCAAAACTCTCAACCACCTCCACAATTTCTTCTTTCTCCCTTTCAGTCTCAAGTGTTATCTTAAGTAAATTACTAACATTTTCTTTTATTATTTCATCTTCACTTGGTTCTGAAAAAACTACATTAAATTTCTCCTTAAATTCCCTTAAAATAACAAACATTCTTGCAGCAATAAGAGGGGTTTGAGGATCAATGTATATTTCTATTTCATAAAACTTTTTTGATATATCTTTCTCTTTTACAGATTTTAACTCATCAAAACTAAAAGATCCCCTTCCCTCAAGCATCATCTTTAAAGCATCCAATGCTTTAAAGAGAAAATCAAAATCCAAATCTTTCTTTTTGCCTTTTCTTAGCTCATCAAATTCATCCTCAAGTCTGTGACAAAAATTTTCTACATCCTTTTTCTCAACTGCTGCTGCCATTCCCTTCAAAGTATGTGCAAGTCTAAAAATCTCATTTAATATCTTTTCTGAAGCAGGTTTTTTTTCAAGCTCAAGTATATTTTTCTCTAAGTTTGTTAATATCTCCTCTGCCTCACTTTTAAAAAGTTCAAGATATTTTTTTTCTATCATTTTGACTTTATAACTCTTTCAACAGCTTCAAGGACCCTAGCAGGCTGGAAAGGTTTTACTATGTAGTCCTTAGCTCCAGCTTGAATAGCTTCAAGAACAAGGGGTTGTTGTCCCATAGCAGATACCATTATTATTTTTGCATGAGGATCAAAAGATATTATTTCTCTAACTGCGTCTATTCCACTTTTATCAGGCATGACTATATCCATTGTCACAATATCAGGTTTAAGTTCCCTATAAAGTCTTACAGCCTCTTCACCATTTGAAGCCTCTCCACATATTTCATAACCACCCTTTTTTAATATATCTGCAAGAAGTTTCCTCATGAATTGTGCATCATCTACTATTAATACTCTCGGATTCATCAAGTTTTCCCCTATTTAAAATGGATTTGAACCTCACCGGGAATCTTTTTTGGATCTATTATTAAAAATTTTCTCTTCTCAACAACAGCTTGACCTTTTAAAAGGGACCTATCTATATCTTTTTTTATATTTTCTGGAATTTCACCCATTTTAATCTCTTCACATTCAAAAACTCCAAGGATTGTATCTACCTCACAGGCATAAATTCTCTTTAGCTCAGGAGAAAGTATAATAAAAAACTTTTCTTTACCTTCTCCATTTTCTTCAATGTTCATTCTTTTTTTTAAATCAAAAAGAGGTACAACATTGCCCCTTAAGTTAAAAATTCCTTTAAAATGAGGGGGAGAAAGTGGAACAGGAACAACTGGTTTTGGTTCTGAAATCTCAAGAACATTTTCCATAAGAAAAGAAAATTCCTTTTCAGAAATCCTAAAAGCAATTATTTGTTTTTTTTCCATTAATGAATTATAAAATCAATCAGCTTGTTTTTTCCACCATTCCGAAACCCATTGAAGTTTTTTCTCCCAGTCCAGAATCCATTATAAATCTTAAAACCTGAATATTACCCCTTAAATTCAAAGTAGCCATATACCCTTTAACTTTTATGTTTTTGATGGAGTAAAGCTTTGACTTATACGATTCACACATTATTTCTATATCATAATCTGAAAGCCTTTCCCCTGTAAAACATTCAAATTTATTTTTTATTATTTCTTTTAATTTATGGTAAAAATGCTCGGTTTCAGGAGAAAGATAAATTGAAAAACTTTTATCCCCCTCTTTTTTGCTCTGAGAAACAACAAGAGGAGAAAGTGTTTTAGCTTTTAATTCATTCTTAATTTCGCTTATTTCAAATATCTTTGTTTTTAAAACAGGAAGATTATAGCAAATGAGCTTCAAAAAGCCTTCTTTTTTTAAAACACTTTCAAGAATTTCAATAAAAACTGAATCTGGTGAAGAAAGTATAAAAGTTAAAGGACCTATCATTAATATATAATCCTTTTCAAAAGAAATTTTTTGAGGGAAAAGAGGAGAAAAGGAAAAAAGTTTAAAATTTTTATTCTTATAACTCCATCCTTTTGAATGAATATTGTATGAAAATTTTAAACTATATTTACTTAAAAGATAATAGATAGAAGAAGCAAGGAAATAATTATATGACCAAGGGATCTTGTATTCTTTATCTTCACCAACCAGAAGCTTCAGCCTCAAATTCTCTCTTTTATACGCCCCCGGCAGGACTTGAACCCGCAACCACCGGATTAGAAATCCGATGCTCTATCCAGTTGAGCTACGGGGGCAGTATATTTATAAATTATAAAATTTTACAAATTAAATTTCAATTTTTTAACCTTGACAAATTAACGATTTTTATTTATAATAATTAAAAAGGTTCTAATCCTATAAAAATTAAAAATAAGATATGCCAACTTTTGTATGGAAAGGAAGAACTCCTGAAGGAAGGGCAGTTGAAGGAGAGATGTCAGCAGAATCCCAGCAGGAAGTAATTTCAGCTTTAAGAAAAAGAAATATCATACCAATTTCTGTAAATATTAAAGAAAAAAAGAAATTACCCTCTCTTGAAGACCTTTTTCCATCAAAAATAAAAGTTGATGAAATGGCTATGTTTACAAAACAGTTTGCAACAATGCTGGAAGCTGGTCTCCCTTTAATGGATGCTCTAAACACTCTTTATATTCAGACTAAAAATAGAACCCTTAAAAAAACAATAGGAAAAATTGCAGAAGACCTTGAAGGTGGTTATACTCTTGCAGATTCTATGAGAAAACATAAAAAAGTCTTCTCTGACCTCTATGTTAATATGGTAGAAGCAGGAGAAAAAGGTGGTGCTTTAGGTGAGATACTCATACGTCTTGCTGAATACCTTGAAAAAACTGCTGATTTGCAGAGAAAAATTAAAGGTGCAATGGTTTACCCTGTTATAGTTTTAGTTGTAGCCATTGCAGCAACAGTAGCCCTACTTGTATTTGTTATTCCAACCTTTGCTAATCTTTATGAAGGCTTTGGTGCAGAACTTCCTTTTCTCACAAAGATGGTTATTGGGCTTTCCAATTTTGTTAAAAAATTTATTTTATTAATTATTTTATTTATTGTTGCAATTGTTGTGGGATTAAGAATGTGGTATGGAACAGATCCAGGAAAGGAAGTTATAGATAGAGTTATGTTAAAATTTCCTATAATCGGTAACCTTATTCACAAACAGGCACTTTCAAGATTTTCAAGAACCCTTTCCACACTTTTAAGAAGTGGTGTTCCTTTAATAGACTCAATGGACATAACATCCAAAACAACTGGAAACAGAGTTGTCCAGCATGCCCTGGAAAGAGCAAGAAATTCAATAAGAGAAGGATCAACAATTTCTTCACCCTTACAAAAATCAGGAGTATTTCCTCCACTTGTTGTCCAGATGGTACACATAGGAGAGCAATCCGGAAATTTGGACGAAATGTTATTAAAAGTATCTGAGTTCTATGATAAAGAAGTGGATGCAGCTGTGGATGCTCTTACATCAGCGCTTGAACCTCTAATTATGGTGGTACTTGGAGGGGTTGTTGGAACCATGGTTATAGCCATGTATTTACCTATATTCAAACTTATACCAACTTTAATGCAAAGCCTTTCTAAATAAGAAAAGAGAAAATAAAAGAGATTGATAACAAAAAAATATGATTATCTTTTAAGATTAGGTTTATTAACAAGACCTTTTATTGTATTTTTTTCTCTTTTTATAAGCTACTATTTTTTAAGAGAAATTTTTGAAATATCAATTTTGCCTTTTATCTTTATATTTTTATCTTCAGTAGTTCTTTCTCTTCTTTTTTATTATTCATCAAAAAAAGGAATAAAATCACCAATTATTTATCTTCTTGCTGATACTTTTCTCATAATAGGAATAATGCATTTTACAGGAGGTCCTGAAAGTGTATTTTCAATTCTTTTCTTTCTTGTAATAATAACTTCATCTCTTTATTTTGAAAAAGAAAAATACTTTTATTTTTCAGTATTTTTACTTCTTTTATACAACTTATTTTTATTTTTATGGACCAAAGGAATAATAAAAAATCCTTTTGAGCTTGAATTTAAAACTGAAGAAATTTTATTAAGAGGTTATATCACAACATTATCCTTACTTATAGCCTCTTTATTATCTTACATTCTCTCTGAAAGAGCAAGAAGGGGAGAAAAGGAAGCTGAAAAGACTGATATCCTTGCAAGAGAAATACTTAGAAACCTTGGAGAAATTGTAATAGTTAAAAATGAAAAAGGAGAAACAATTTTCAAAAACTCAGAAATTCCTGATCTTTTTTTAAATAATAAAAATATAAAAGAATTTAGCTATGACGGGAAACAGTATTCTTTGAATTATTCATCTTTTGATTTATTTAAAGAAAAATTTGAAATTTATGTCTTAAGGGATATTACAAAGGAAAGAGAAATGGAACAAATTTTAAAGCAGAAAGAGAAAGAAAAATTTTTAACAGAACTTTCCCATGGACTTGCTCATGAAATAAGAAATCCTCTTGCTGCAATTCAGGGAGCCATAACAACACTTTTAAAAGTAAAAGATGAAGATAAGAAGAAGCGTCTTATTGAACTTATTAAGAATGAAATTGAAAGACTTGATTTAATCATTAAAACCTTTCAAAATTATGCAAAAATTAAAAAAATAAAAAAGGAAAAAATATATTTAAAGAGTTTTATAAAAAGCTTAGCTTCAGAATTCGGAATAGAAAATATAGAATTTAAAAATGAGAAAGAGTACATTGAGGCAGAACCCTATTTAACTCAAATAGCTATCCAGAACCTCATAAGAAATGCTATTGAGGCTGTAAATGGAAATAGGGAAAAGGTAAAAGTTAAATTAATAGAAAATAAAATAATTATAGAAGATAAAGGGGAGGGAATACCTGAAGAGGAACTGGAAAAAGTTAAATATCCATTTTATACAACAAAACCAGGGGGTCTTGGAATGGGTTTACCTCTTACTGAAAGAATCTGTGAATTACATGGTTTTAAACTTATTCTTAAAAGTGAAAAAGGTAAAGGTACAGAGGCAATAATTGAACTTGTATGAAAAGGAAGATTCTTGTTATAGATGATGAGAAATCAATTTTAGAGTGGATAAAAATTGCCCTGGAAGATAAATATGAAGTTTTAACTACAACCAATCCAGAACTGGCTTTGAATAAAATAAAAGAGGAAAAACCTGGACTTATTATAACAGATATTAAAATGCCAGGAATTTCAGGATTTGAAATTTTAGAAGAAGCAAAAAAAATTAATTTTAATATACCAGTTATAATGATAACTGCCTATGCATCCCTTGAATCCGTTATTGAAGCCTTCAGAAAAGGAGCTTCAGATTATCTCATAAAACCTTTCTCAGAAGAAGAACTAATTTATAGGATTGAAAAATACTTACCTTTCATAAAAGAAGATAAAGAATTTATCGCAGTTGATGAAAAAACACTTGAAGTAAAAAAACTCGCCTTAAAGGCTTCCTATTCTGATGTTCCTGTTTTTTTATATGGTGAAAGTGGAGTAGGAAAAGAAGTAGTGGCAAGATTCATTCATAAAAATTCAAATAGAAAAGATAAAAATTTCGTAGCAGTAAACTGTGCAGCCCTACCTTCTGAACTCCTTGAATCAGAACTTTTCGGGTATAAAAAGGGAGCATTTACCGGTGCATTTAAAGATAAAAAAGGACTTTTAGAAATAGCTGATGGTGGTACTATTTTTCTTGATGAAATTTCAGAAATGCCTTTAAATCTTCAAAGCAAATTATTGAGGGTAATAGAAACAAAAGAAATAATACCAATAGGGTCTCTTGAATCAAAAAAAATAGATATAAAAATCATAAGCGCTACAAATAAAGAACCGAAAGAGGCAATTAAAGAAGGTAAATTAAGGGAAGATTTATATTACAGATTATCAACCTTTCCTATATACATTCCGCCTCTAAGAGAAAGGAAAAATGATATACCAGCTTTAACTCAATACTTTCTTAAAAACTTATCAAGGAAAATGAAAAAAGAATTTGTCCTTGATGATGAGGTACTTAAGATTTTAATGGAATATGAGTGGAGGGGAAATGTGAGGGAATTGGAAAATGTTATTGAAAGAGCCTGTATTATATGCGATGGTTTTATTATTAAAAAAGAACATTTACCCTTTGAAATTGTTGAAAAATCTGAAACTCAAAGAAGTTTAAAAGAACTTGAAGAAAAAATGATACTTAAAACCCTTGAAGAATTTAACGGAAATGTTAAGAAAGCAGCTCAAAAGCTTGGGTTGCATCCCTCAACTATATATAGAAAATTAAAAAAATTAAATAAGAAAAATGGAGAATAACGAGAAATTAGCAAAAATATTTAACAGGATGGCTGATGCTCTTGAATTCTTAGGTGAGATTCCCTTTAAAATTCAGGCTTACAGAAAAGCTGCAAGAACTCTTGAGAATCTTGATAAGGATATATCAGAAATAGATGACTTTCAGAAACTACCAGGAATAGGAGAAGGTATAGCAAAAAAAATAAAGGAAT comes from candidate division WOR-3 bacterium and encodes:
- the cas6 gene encoding CRISPR-associated endoribonuclease Cas6, with protein sequence MRLKLLVGEDKEYKIPWSYNYFLASSIYYLLSKYSLKFSYNIHSKGWSYKNKNFKLFSFSPLFPQKISFEKDYILMIGPLTFILSSPDSVFIEILESVLKKEGFLKLICYNLPVLKTKIFEISEIKNELKAKTLSPLVVSQSKKEGDKSFSIYLSPETEHFYHKLKEIIKNKFECFTGERLSDYDIEIMCESYKSKLYSIKNIKVKGYMATLNLRGNIQVLRFIMDSGLGEKTSMGFGMVEKTS
- a CDS encoding type II secretion system F family protein, whose amino-acid sequence is MPTFVWKGRTPEGRAVEGEMSAESQQEVISALRKRNIIPISVNIKEKKKLPSLEDLFPSKIKVDEMAMFTKQFATMLEAGLPLMDALNTLYIQTKNRTLKKTIGKIAEDLEGGYTLADSMRKHKKVFSDLYVNMVEAGEKGGALGEILIRLAEYLEKTADLQRKIKGAMVYPVIVLVVAIAATVALLVFVIPTFANLYEGFGAELPFLTKMVIGLSNFVKKFILLIILFIVAIVVGLRMWYGTDPGKEVIDRVMLKFPIIGNLIHKQALSRFSRTLSTLLRSGVPLIDSMDITSKTTGNRVVQHALERARNSIREGSTISSPLQKSGVFPPLVVQMVHIGEQSGNLDEMLLKVSEFYDKEVDAAVDALTSALEPLIMVVLGGVVGTMVIAMYLPIFKLIPTLMQSLSK
- a CDS encoding HAMP domain-containing sensor histidine kinase — protein: MITKKYDYLLRLGLLTRPFIVFFSLFISYYFLREIFEISILPFIFIFLSSVVLSLLFYYSSKKGIKSPIIYLLADTFLIIGIMHFTGGPESVFSILFFLVIITSSLYFEKEKYFYFSVFLLLLYNLFLFLWTKGIIKNPFELEFKTEEILLRGYITTLSLLIASLLSYILSERARRGEKEAEKTDILAREILRNLGEIVIVKNEKGETIFKNSEIPDLFLNNKNIKEFSYDGKQYSLNYSSFDLFKEKFEIYVLRDITKEREMEQILKQKEKEKFLTELSHGLAHEIRNPLAAIQGAITTLLKVKDEDKKKRLIELIKNEIERLDLIIKTFQNYAKIKKIKKEKIYLKSFIKSLASEFGIENIEFKNEKEYIEAEPYLTQIAIQNLIRNAIEAVNGNREKVKVKLIENKIIIEDKGEGIPEEELEKVKYPFYTTKPGGLGMGLPLTERICELHGFKLILKSEKGKGTEAIIELV
- a CDS encoding sigma-54 dependent transcriptional regulator; translated protein: MKRKILVIDDEKSILEWIKIALEDKYEVLTTTNPELALNKIKEEKPGLIITDIKMPGISGFEILEEAKKINFNIPVIMITAYASLESVIEAFRKGASDYLIKPFSEEELIYRIEKYLPFIKEDKEFIAVDEKTLEVKKLALKASYSDVPVFLYGESGVGKEVVARFIHKNSNRKDKNFVAVNCAALPSELLESELFGYKKGAFTGAFKDKKGLLEIADGGTIFLDEISEMPLNLQSKLLRVIETKEIIPIGSLESKKIDIKIISATNKEPKEAIKEGKLREDLYYRLSTFPIYIPPLRERKNDIPALTQYFLKNLSRKMKKEFVLDDEVLKILMEYEWRGNVRELENVIERACIICDGFIIKKEHLPFEIVEKSETQRSLKELEEKMILKTLEEFNGNVKKAAQKLGLHPSTIYRKLKKLNKKNGE